The proteins below come from a single Pradoshia eiseniae genomic window:
- a CDS encoding Asp23/Gls24 family envelope stress response protein, translating into MSENHALEMDGYDGGLGKVEIAPEVIEVIAGLAASEVEGIAQMRGNFASGVVEKLGKKNHGKGVKVELSEDGIKIDVYCLVKFGISIPKVAQEAQDNIRQTLLNMTALDANEVNIHIVGVQFETAKAEPEVEEQL; encoded by the coding sequence ATGAGTGAGAATCATGCATTGGAAATGGATGGATATGATGGCGGTTTAGGCAAGGTTGAAATTGCTCCTGAAGTCATTGAAGTAATTGCAGGTTTGGCTGCTTCAGAAGTCGAAGGAATCGCGCAGATGAGAGGGAATTTCGCTTCAGGCGTTGTTGAAAAGCTAGGAAAGAAAAACCACGGTAAAGGCGTAAAAGTGGAGCTTAGCGAAGATGGCATTAAAATAGATGTGTATTGCCTCGTGAAATTTGGAATCTCGATTCCGAAGGTTGCACAGGAAGCACAGGATAATATTCGCCAAACATTACTTAATATGACGGCGCTGGATGCAAATGAAGTGAATATTCACATCGTTGGCGTACAATTCGAAACGGCTAAAGCTGAGCCGGAAGTAGAAGAACAGCTGTAA
- a CDS encoding M24 family metallopeptidase, with product MEKLKRFRENLAKEQIDAMIITNPYNRRYISNFTGTSGIVIISEKEAKFITDFRYTEQAAKQAVGFEIVKHTGPIENEVAAQVKAMGAKKIGFEQDDLTFATYKIYEGLVEGELVPISGFVEKLRLIKTPEEIKILKDAADIADAAFEHILGFIRPGLTEMEVSNELEFFMRKAGATSSSFDTIVASGARSALPHGVASDKVIEKGDFVTLDYGALYNGYISDITRTIAVGEPTDELKKIYAITLEAQVYALENIKPGLTGKQADALARDIIAAKGYGEYFGHSLGHGIGLEVHEGPGLSMKSDMILEEGMTVTCEPGIYLPGIGGVRIEDDLLLTEGGNERLTHSTKELIIL from the coding sequence ATGGAAAAATTAAAAAGATTTCGTGAAAATCTTGCCAAAGAACAAATAGATGCAATGATTATCACAAATCCCTATAACAGAAGATATATATCAAATTTCACCGGCACCTCCGGTATTGTTATTATTTCTGAAAAGGAAGCGAAGTTTATTACTGACTTCCGCTATACAGAGCAAGCGGCCAAGCAAGCAGTTGGCTTTGAAATCGTCAAGCATACAGGGCCAATTGAAAATGAAGTGGCGGCTCAAGTGAAAGCGATGGGTGCAAAGAAAATTGGGTTTGAGCAGGATGATCTGACATTTGCGACCTACAAAATCTATGAAGGCCTAGTTGAGGGAGAGCTTGTCCCGATATCCGGCTTTGTGGAAAAATTGCGCTTGATTAAGACACCTGAAGAGATTAAGATATTAAAGGATGCGGCAGACATTGCAGATGCTGCCTTTGAGCATATTTTAGGGTTTATCCGTCCGGGTTTGACGGAAATGGAAGTTTCCAATGAACTTGAATTCTTCATGCGTAAAGCGGGTGCAACCTCATCTTCCTTTGACACCATCGTGGCATCCGGCGCGCGTTCGGCGTTGCCGCATGGGGTGGCAAGTGATAAGGTCATCGAGAAAGGCGATTTCGTTACATTGGATTATGGGGCCTTGTATAATGGGTATATTTCCGATATCACAAGAACAATCGCTGTCGGCGAACCAACTGATGAGCTGAAGAAGATTTATGCTATCACGCTTGAAGCTCAAGTGTATGCGCTGGAAAACATTAAACCTGGCTTAACGGGCAAACAAGCAGATGCGCTCGCGCGGGATATTATCGCAGCAAAAGGCTATGGTGAATATTTTGGGCATTCCCTCGGGCATGGCATCGGCCTTGAGGTTCACGAAGGTCCTGGCTTGTCCATGAAATCAGATATGATTTTGGAAGAGGGCATGACCGTAACGTGTGAACCGGGTATCTATTTGCCGGGAATCGGCGGCGTGCGCATAGAGGATGATCTATTGCTGACAGAAGGCGGCAATGAAAGATTGACCCATTCAACAAAAGAATTAATTATTTTATAA
- a CDS encoding SpoIIIAH-like family protein: protein MLLRKQTVWLLTMLSLVAVLSVYYITSPQETTVNQEANEETKSGGDENGNADQSTIVSNESNDSAFEAMRMDLNDERSKEKEELTEKVASSDLSEEERVEAHGQIEELDELSTKEDMLESMIVALGYKDALVRADNKQIQITVKAKKPDAEAANKIIQMVTKEIGKTNAVAVEFQPEK, encoded by the coding sequence GTGTTGCTTAGAAAACAAACAGTTTGGTTATTAACGATGTTAAGTTTGGTGGCTGTCTTGAGTGTCTACTATATTACATCCCCGCAGGAGACAACAGTTAATCAGGAAGCAAATGAGGAGACGAAATCAGGCGGTGATGAGAACGGCAATGCCGACCAATCGACAATCGTATCCAATGAATCAAACGATTCAGCCTTTGAGGCGATGCGCATGGACTTAAATGATGAAAGAAGCAAGGAGAAGGAAGAATTGACTGAGAAGGTCGCCTCAAGCGATTTATCAGAGGAAGAACGGGTAGAGGCGCATGGACAAATTGAAGAGCTTGATGAACTATCCACGAAGGAGGATATGCTTGAATCGATGATCGTCGCATTAGGCTATAAGGATGCTCTAGTAAGAGCGGATAATAAACAAATCCAAATCACCGTCAAAGCTAAGAAACCAGATGCTGAGGCAGCGAACAAGATTATCCAAATGGTGACCAAGGAAATCGGCAAGACCAATGCCGTAGCGGTAGAATTTCAGCCGGAAAAATAA
- the spoIIIAF gene encoding stage III sporulation protein AF gives MSFLTTWVTNIIVFILFAVVLDMLLPNSSMQKYTKLVIGLLLTAIFLTPILSLFKQDFASDIQQKIMSNGVWGGQTMENSLETKKKEIEQTQQAYILEQMAVQLKAEAEKELIERSGYEIRDVEIRLIDPKGELKEENIESIHVTLEEQSTEEAEGVQPIEKVDIDLEEQQSLITAPSPRIQEILSEKWGITSSKLIIEINEGGDGL, from the coding sequence ATGTCTTTTTTGACAACATGGGTGACCAATATCATCGTTTTCATCTTATTTGCGGTTGTGTTGGACATGCTCCTTCCCAATTCATCGATGCAAAAATACACCAAGCTAGTGATTGGGCTGTTACTGACCGCAATTTTTCTTACGCCTATTCTCTCTCTGTTTAAACAGGATTTCGCCAGTGATATCCAGCAAAAAATCATGTCCAACGGGGTCTGGGGAGGCCAAACAATGGAAAATTCACTAGAAACGAAGAAAAAAGAAATAGAACAGACTCAACAAGCATATATATTGGAACAGATGGCTGTCCAACTTAAAGCCGAAGCAGAAAAGGAGCTGATAGAAAGGAGTGGGTATGAAATCCGTGATGTGGAGATCCGGCTCATCGATCCAAAGGGGGAGCTGAAGGAAGAAAATATTGAGTCCATTCATGTTACCCTCGAGGAACAAAGTACAGAAGAAGCAGAAGGTGTACAACCTATAGAGAAGGTTGACATCGACCTGGAAGAACAGCAATCTCTCATAACCGCACCTTCACCCCGCATACAGGAAATTTTGTCTGAGAAATGGGGCATTACCAGCAGCAAACTTATAATTGAAATCAATGAAGGGGGTGATGGGCTTTGA
- the nusB gene encoding transcription antitermination factor NusB: MKRREAREKALQALFQIDVGKVEKETALEHVIEESEEADAYLMELVDGVTDHAEEVDRAIESNLENWKLDRLSNIDRNILRLTTYELLYIKDVPQNAAINEAIELAKLFGDDQSPKFVNAVLSKIKNSL; this comes from the coding sequence ATGAAACGCAGAGAGGCTAGAGAAAAAGCTCTTCAAGCTCTTTTTCAAATAGATGTAGGAAAAGTCGAAAAAGAAACTGCACTAGAGCATGTAATCGAGGAATCTGAAGAAGCAGATGCTTATTTAATGGAATTGGTGGACGGGGTAACTGACCATGCTGAAGAGGTGGATAGAGCCATTGAGTCCAATTTGGAAAACTGGAAATTAGACCGTTTATCGAATATTGACCGAAATATCCTGCGATTGACAACCTATGAGCTTTTATACATCAAGGATGTTCCGCAAAATGCCGCTATCAATGAAGCCATTGAATTGGCTAAGTTATTTGGAGATGACCAATCACCAAAATTTGTGAACGCAGTTTTATCTAAAATAAAGAATTCGCTATAA
- the folD gene encoding bifunctional methylenetetrahydrofolate dehydrogenase/methenyltetrahydrofolate cyclohydrolase FolD: MPANILDGKAISASIREEIANEVLELKGEGVTPGLAVILVGDDQASHTYVRNKERACEQLGIYSEVIKLPADVAEEELLGRLHELNADSKINGILVQLPLPKHINEDRVIETIDPAKDVDGFHPINVGRMMTKQEALLPCTPSGILKMVQRTGIDIKGKHVVVIGRSNIVGKPVGQLFLNEDATVTYCHSKTNDLRAYTAQADILIAAVGVAKMIKAEDIKEGAIVIDVGMNRDEHNKLCGDVDYDAVAPKASYITPVPGGVGPMTIAMLMYNTLQATKMAMKQS, translated from the coding sequence ATGCCAGCAAACATATTAGACGGAAAAGCCATATCAGCCTCGATAAGAGAGGAAATCGCCAATGAGGTTCTAGAACTGAAGGGCGAAGGGGTGACCCCGGGGCTTGCGGTTATATTAGTTGGAGATGACCAAGCTTCTCATACATATGTAAGGAACAAGGAACGGGCATGTGAACAGCTTGGAATCTATTCAGAGGTAATTAAGCTGCCTGCTGATGTCGCAGAAGAGGAATTGCTTGGTCGGCTGCACGAATTAAATGCCGATTCAAAAATCAACGGCATATTGGTTCAGCTGCCATTGCCAAAACACATCAACGAGGATCGGGTCATAGAGACAATTGACCCTGCCAAGGATGTTGATGGGTTCCATCCAATTAATGTTGGCCGCATGATGACGAAACAAGAGGCTCTCTTGCCATGCACGCCATCCGGCATATTGAAGATGGTGCAAAGAACTGGAATCGATATAAAAGGGAAGCATGTCGTCGTTATTGGCCGAAGCAATATAGTCGGAAAGCCTGTAGGCCAGCTATTCTTAAATGAGGATGCGACCGTTACGTATTGCCATTCCAAAACGAATGATTTAAGAGCCTACACGGCGCAAGCTGATATCTTGATTGCCGCTGTCGGTGTCGCAAAGATGATTAAAGCAGAGGATATCAAGGAAGGTGCGATTGTCATTGATGTCGGGATGAACCGTGATGAGCATAACAAGCTTTGCGGGGATGTCGATTATGATGCTGTCGCACCGAAGGCCTCTTATATTACGCCTGTACCAGGCGGTGTAGGACCGATGACCATTGCGATGCTGATGTATAATACCCTTCAGGCAACAAAGATGGCAATGAAGCAATCATAA
- the spoIIIAC gene encoding stage III sporulation protein AC, with product MGIDIDIIFKIAGVGLIVAFIHTILDQVGKKEYSQWVILVSFIYILFNVAQVVGQLIDRIKSVFLFQ from the coding sequence ATGGGAATCGATATTGATATTATTTTTAAAATTGCGGGTGTTGGGCTGATTGTGGCTTTCATTCATACGATTCTTGATCAGGTCGGAAAGAAGGAATATTCACAGTGGGTGATTTTGGTCAGTTTCATCTATATCCTTTTTAATGTTGCCCAGGTAGTTGGGCAGCTGATTGACCGGATTAAATCCGTATTCCTATTTCAATAG
- the spoIIIAD gene encoding stage III sporulation protein AD, with the protein MLQITGVALIGAFLAMIIKEQKPNLAFLLVVFVGSSIFLFLVDKIYEIIQMIQQLATNANVNMVYLSTVLKIIGIAYIAEFTSQITKDAGMGAIASKIELAGKILILTMAIPILSVIIESIIQMIPN; encoded by the coding sequence ATGCTGCAAATAACCGGTGTAGCCCTAATCGGGGCGTTCCTTGCCATGATTATAAAGGAGCAAAAGCCGAATCTCGCCTTTTTGCTTGTTGTCTTTGTTGGAAGCTCCATCTTTCTATTCCTGGTCGACAAGATTTATGAAATTATCCAAATGATTCAGCAATTGGCCACGAATGCAAATGTGAATATGGTGTATTTATCCACTGTGCTGAAAATAATTGGCATTGCCTATATCGCGGAATTTACGTCTCAAATCACGAAAGATGCCGGGATGGGGGCGATTGCCTCGAAAATCGAATTGGCTGGTAAAATCCTCATCCTGACAATGGCCATTCCGATCTTGAGCGTCATCATTGAAAGCATCATTCAAATGATTCCGAATTAA
- the accB gene encoding acetyl-CoA carboxylase biotin carboxyl carrier protein, translated as MKVQEIREIIRLIDQTSIDEFVFEKEGTRLEIRRGTAKGSLESPATPAQDAVKEPLAAVEPPRPAPAPEPAPAQSSEAKEPAAKDDVSYQKITSPMVGTFYKASSPEDDPFVKAGDKVGKESVVCIVEAMKLFNEIEAEVSGEIIEVLVEDGQLVEYGQPLFLVKPE; from the coding sequence ATGAAGGTACAGGAAATACGTGAAATCATAAGATTAATCGATCAAACGAGCATTGATGAATTTGTCTTTGAAAAAGAGGGAACCAGACTTGAAATTAGAAGGGGGACGGCTAAAGGCAGCCTAGAATCTCCTGCAACACCAGCTCAAGATGCCGTGAAAGAACCGCTTGCTGCCGTAGAACCGCCTAGGCCTGCACCAGCGCCTGAACCTGCACCAGCGCAGTCTAGTGAAGCAAAGGAACCGGCGGCCAAAGATGATGTTAGCTATCAAAAAATCACTTCCCCTATGGTAGGGACCTTTTATAAAGCCTCTTCGCCAGAAGATGATCCATTTGTGAAGGCTGGTGACAAAGTAGGGAAAGAATCAGTGGTCTGCATTGTAGAAGCGATGAAATTATTCAATGAAATTGAAGCAGAAGTTTCCGGTGAGATTATCGAAGTTCTCGTTGAGGATGGACAATTGGTTGAATACGGACAGCCTTTATTTTTGGTGAAACCCGAATAG
- the spoIIIAE gene encoding stage III sporulation protein AE, with protein sequence MKQFLRTSILLFILLFLCSQSQQVLAAPGSTSVNTQQEEAVETFGVEDIPLDDLKQFWDSVYDQYGGFLPESQKGSFVDFISGEKKFSFKEWLSGIIQFIFHELIANGKLLGTLILLTVFSVFLQSLQSTFEKTSVSKVANSIVFMVLMIIALNSFYVAVSYVTTTISQITDFLIALVPLLLALIASSGGALSAAFFHPMLLFLMNTSGALIEYIVLPLLFLSTLLSIVSMLSEQYKVTQLAGLLRTWSIGLLGIFMTVFLGVISVQGISTAVADGIGIRTAKFLAGNFIPVVGRMFTDAADTVIGASLLLKNTVGIAGVVMLLIMTAFPALKILLIALVYKFAAAILQPLGAGPIIKCLEVIGKNIIYVFAALAIVSLMFFLTVTVIVAAGNITMMVR encoded by the coding sequence ATGAAGCAATTTCTGCGGACAAGCATTCTACTCTTCATTCTTCTATTTCTTTGCAGCCAAAGCCAGCAAGTGTTGGCTGCCCCGGGGTCGACAAGCGTAAATACACAGCAAGAGGAGGCTGTTGAAACATTCGGTGTGGAAGACATCCCGCTAGATGACCTGAAGCAGTTCTGGGATTCAGTTTATGATCAATATGGCGGTTTTCTCCCGGAATCACAAAAAGGCAGTTTCGTAGATTTCATTAGCGGTGAGAAAAAATTTTCTTTTAAGGAGTGGCTTTCAGGAATCATTCAATTCATCTTTCACGAGCTGATAGCAAATGGGAAGCTGCTTGGAACCTTGATTTTGCTGACGGTGTTTAGTGTTTTCCTGCAATCCTTGCAAAGCACGTTTGAGAAGACCTCTGTCAGCAAGGTGGCTAACTCGATTGTCTTTATGGTGTTGATGATCATCGCACTTAACAGCTTCTATGTAGCGGTCAGTTATGTCACCACAACCATATCGCAAATTACCGATTTTCTGATTGCGCTTGTGCCGCTCTTACTCGCCTTGATTGCGAGTTCTGGGGGCGCCCTATCTGCCGCCTTCTTTCATCCAATGCTTTTATTTTTGATGAACACGAGCGGGGCGCTGATCGAGTACATTGTCCTGCCTCTTTTGTTTCTTTCGACCTTGCTGAGCATTGTCAGTATGCTGTCAGAGCAATACAAGGTGACCCAGCTGGCCGGATTATTGCGGACATGGAGCATTGGGCTATTAGGGATTTTCATGACCGTCTTTCTCGGAGTCATATCTGTGCAGGGAATCTCAACAGCAGTGGCTGATGGAATCGGGATTCGAACCGCGAAGTTTCTGGCAGGAAACTTCATTCCGGTTGTTGGGAGAATGTTCACCGATGCTGCTGACACAGTGATCGGCGCTTCCCTGCTTTTGAAAAACACTGTCGGTATTGCTGGTGTAGTCATGCTATTGATCATGACTGCCTTTCCTGCCTTGAAAATCCTGCTTATTGCCCTGGTCTACAAGTTTGCAGCTGCTATTTTGCAGCCTCTTGGGGCAGGCCCAATTATCAAATGCCTCGAGGTCATTGGCAAGAATATCATATATGTTTTTGCCGCACTTGCGATTGTTAGCTTGATGTTCTTCTTGACGGTAACGGTCATTGTCGCAGCCGGTAATATCACTATGATGGTTCGATAA
- the spoIIIAB gene encoding stage III sporulation protein SpoIIIAB translates to MIKLLGALLIVFSTTWVGWDIAKRLVARPKQIRDIRAALQILEAEIMYGHMPLREAVLKLAKQIPDPISSGFTLFADNLNEESQTVTSAWRKSIEEMRKWTELEEKELEILFQFGETLGKHDRDTQQKQIQLTLTHLEREELMALDKQSKYDKMVKSLGFFSGLLIAILLL, encoded by the coding sequence ATGATCAAATTACTGGGTGCCTTGCTGATTGTCTTCTCGACCACATGGGTTGGCTGGGATATAGCGAAACGGCTGGTTGCCCGTCCGAAGCAAATTAGGGACATACGAGCAGCCTTGCAAATACTGGAGGCTGAAATCATGTATGGTCATATGCCGCTAAGGGAAGCGGTATTGAAACTAGCTAAGCAGATTCCTGACCCTATCTCGAGTGGCTTTACATTATTTGCGGATAATCTGAACGAGGAAAGTCAGACAGTCACGAGCGCGTGGAGAAAAAGCATAGAAGAAATGAGGAAGTGGACAGAGCTTGAGGAAAAAGAGCTGGAAATCCTTTTTCAATTTGGAGAGACACTCGGAAAACATGACCGTGATACTCAGCAAAAACAAATCCAGCTCACATTGACTCACCTTGAGCGCGAGGAGCTGATGGCGCTTGATAAGCAAAGCAAATACGACAAGATGGTTAAAAGCCTTGGATTCTTCTCCGGTCTTTTAATTGCGATTCTGTTGTTGTGA
- the accC gene encoding acetyl-CoA carboxylase biotin carboxylase subunit: MIKKVLVANRGEIAVRIIRACKEMDIETVAVYSEADKTALHVQLADEAYCIGPTTSKDSYLNTANIISLAKLTDCDAIHPGYGFLAENADFADMCEDCHLTFIGPSADAISKMGTKDVARETMREAGVPVVPGSRGIVPDEDIAVETAESIGYPVIIKATAGGGGKGIRVAKNVEELKKGYRITRQEAATAFGNPGVYLEKFIEDFRHVEIQVLGDKHGNVIHLGERDCSIQRRLQKLLEETPSPAIDSEMREEMGQAAVTAAKAVQYSGAGTVEFIYDHINRQFYFMEMNTRIQVEHPVTEMVTGIDLIKEQILVASGQELTIRQEDVQMNGWAIECRINAENPEKKFMPSAGKVDMYLPPGGFGVRVDSAVYTGYAIPPFYDSMVAKLIVHAPTREEAIKKMKRALDEFVVKGIDTTIPFHLKLLNHDVFVSGDFNTKFLETYDVMNS; the protein is encoded by the coding sequence ATGATTAAGAAAGTTCTAGTTGCCAATCGGGGCGAAATAGCAGTCCGAATTATTCGGGCTTGTAAAGAGATGGATATTGAAACCGTTGCTGTTTATTCGGAGGCAGACAAGACTGCGCTGCATGTGCAGCTAGCGGATGAAGCCTACTGCATTGGTCCAACGACATCGAAGGATAGTTATTTAAATACTGCCAATATAATTAGCTTAGCGAAGCTGACAGATTGTGATGCCATTCATCCCGGGTATGGCTTCCTGGCTGAAAATGCCGATTTTGCGGATATGTGCGAGGATTGCCATTTGACCTTTATCGGGCCATCGGCAGACGCTATCTCAAAGATGGGGACGAAGGATGTTGCAAGAGAGACAATGCGGGAGGCGGGTGTGCCTGTAGTTCCCGGTTCAAGAGGCATTGTTCCGGATGAGGATATAGCAGTCGAAACCGCTGAGAGTATTGGTTATCCAGTTATTATTAAAGCAACTGCCGGCGGAGGCGGTAAAGGCATCAGAGTGGCCAAAAATGTGGAAGAACTCAAAAAAGGGTATCGAATCACAAGACAGGAAGCTGCTACAGCGTTTGGCAATCCTGGCGTTTATTTAGAAAAATTCATCGAAGATTTCCGTCATGTAGAAATCCAGGTGCTTGGGGATAAACACGGAAATGTCATTCATCTTGGAGAACGTGATTGCTCCATTCAAAGACGCCTCCAGAAATTGCTCGAAGAAACACCTTCCCCGGCCATTGACAGCGAGATGCGCGAGGAAATGGGACAGGCAGCTGTCACGGCTGCGAAGGCTGTTCAATATTCGGGAGCAGGAACCGTAGAATTCATTTATGACCATATAAACCGCCAATTTTATTTCATGGAAATGAATACCCGGATTCAGGTGGAGCACCCAGTGACAGAGATGGTGACAGGCATTGATCTTATCAAGGAACAAATTCTTGTTGCTTCTGGCCAAGAGCTGACAATCCGACAAGAGGATGTTCAAATGAACGGCTGGGCAATCGAATGCCGGATAAATGCCGAAAACCCGGAGAAAAAATTCATGCCATCAGCAGGCAAGGTAGATATGTATCTTCCTCCTGGCGGTTTTGGTGTGCGTGTTGATTCAGCTGTATATACAGGCTATGCCATTCCGCCATTCTATGATTCCATGGTCGCTAAATTGATTGTTCATGCCCCAACGCGAGAAGAAGCCATCAAGAAAATGAAAAGAGCTTTGGATGAGTTTGTCGTAAAAGGTATTGATACCACAATCCCTTTTCATTTAAAATTATTAAATCATGATGTTTTTGTTTCAGGCGATTTTAACACGAAATTCCTTGAAACTTACGACGTGATGAACTCATAA
- the efp gene encoding elongation factor P, whose amino-acid sequence MISVNDFKTGLTIEVDGGIWQVIEFQHVKPGKGAAFVRSKLRNLRTGAIQEKTFRAGEKVSKAHIDNRKMQYLYASGDNHVFMDNETYDQIELPSKQIEHELKFLKENMEVSIMMFQTETLGVQLPTTVTLEVTETEPGIKGDTASGGTKPATVETGLVVQVPFFVNEGDKLIINTSDGSYVSRG is encoded by the coding sequence ATGATTTCTGTTAATGATTTTAAAACAGGCTTAACAATTGAAGTAGACGGCGGTATTTGGCAAGTAATCGAATTCCAGCACGTAAAACCAGGTAAAGGCGCAGCGTTCGTTCGTTCCAAATTGCGTAACCTTCGTACAGGAGCAATCCAAGAGAAAACATTCCGTGCCGGTGAGAAAGTATCTAAAGCACACATCGATAACCGCAAAATGCAATACTTATATGCGAGCGGCGACAATCACGTATTCATGGATAACGAAACATATGACCAAATCGAATTGCCATCTAAGCAAATCGAGCATGAGTTGAAATTCTTGAAAGAAAACATGGAAGTTTCAATCATGATGTTCCAAACAGAAACACTTGGCGTTCAGCTGCCAACTACAGTTACACTGGAAGTAACAGAAACTGAACCAGGCATCAAAGGCGACACAGCTTCAGGCGGTACGAAGCCGGCAACTGTTGAGACTGGCCTTGTTGTTCAAGTTCCTTTCTTCGTTAATGAAGGAGACAAACTAATCATTAATACTTCTGATGGTTCTTACGTATCCCGCGGATAA
- the spoIIIAG gene encoding stage III sporulation protein AG codes for MNKEKLNKFKGMFMKQEGDGKKPPYRNIAIMLLAGILLMISSLFINRGDEMEDKTNAVFEAASSEVNKDAAETFASGSTKKAGTIASIEKAYEVELKDTLETMNGVSDVSVIVNVDSTEEKVYEKNAVSQHQITEETDRDGGERKVEDFSTDEKVVIIREGDKEVPLIQQTKKPTIRGVLIVAKGADNISIKKEIVEAVTRVLDVPSHRVAVSAKK; via the coding sequence TTGAATAAAGAAAAGCTAAACAAATTCAAAGGAATGTTTATGAAACAGGAAGGAGATGGGAAGAAGCCGCCCTATCGAAATATAGCAATCATGCTCCTTGCTGGTATCCTCCTTATGATCAGCAGTCTGTTTATCAACCGCGGGGATGAAATGGAGGACAAGACCAACGCGGTGTTTGAGGCAGCAAGCAGTGAAGTGAATAAGGATGCTGCAGAAACATTTGCTTCTGGAAGTACGAAAAAAGCTGGCACAATTGCCTCTATCGAGAAAGCGTATGAAGTGGAGCTGAAGGACACACTTGAGACGATGAACGGTGTATCAGATGTATCCGTAATCGTTAATGTGGATTCAACAGAGGAAAAGGTGTATGAGAAGAACGCCGTTTCCCAGCATCAAATTACAGAAGAGACTGACCGTGACGGCGGAGAGAGAAAGGTAGAGGATTTCTCAACCGATGAGAAAGTAGTCATTATTCGGGAAGGGGACAAGGAAGTACCGCTTATTCAGCAAACGAAGAAGCCAACAATCAGGGGAGTCCTTATCGTTGCTAAGGGAGCGGATAATATCAGCATCAAAAAGGAAATTGTTGAAGCTGTGACACGAGTGCTGGATGTTCCGAGCCACCGCGTCGCCGTCAGTGCAAAAAAATAA
- the spoIIIAA gene encoding stage III sporulation protein AA → MEGVLEMLPKAVLADMERMTLNEEEVEEIRIRVGRPLEVMAGRRVHYGVRPVIREEAEIFMNKISQFSFYMLDEELKRGYITIKGGHRVGIAGKVILENGYVKGIREVTFFNIRIARQKKGLAEEWIPYLYQGRWLSTLVIGPPQSGKTTFLRDLARIASAGSERNRIDPKKVGIIDERSEIAGCVHGVPQMEFGIRVDVLDSCPKAEGMMMMIRSMSPDILVADEIGRKEDQDAVMEAVNAGTALFITVHGHSLEDILSRPSMKAIVTEARFDRFIELERLDKPGCVAMIRDGAGKILYGKERVRT, encoded by the coding sequence ATGGAAGGAGTTTTGGAAATGCTGCCAAAGGCTGTTCTCGCTGATATGGAGAGAATGACCTTGAATGAAGAAGAGGTGGAAGAAATCCGCATCAGAGTCGGAAGACCGCTAGAAGTCATGGCAGGCCGGCGAGTTCATTATGGGGTACGGCCTGTAATACGGGAGGAAGCTGAGATTTTCATGAATAAGATCAGTCAATTTTCATTCTATATGCTCGATGAGGAACTGAAAAGAGGCTATATCACCATAAAGGGAGGCCATCGGGTTGGGATTGCCGGCAAGGTGATACTGGAGAATGGCTATGTGAAAGGCATACGAGAGGTCACCTTCTTTAATATCCGGATTGCGCGGCAGAAGAAGGGGCTGGCGGAAGAATGGATTCCGTATTTGTATCAAGGCCGGTGGTTATCCACATTGGTTATCGGCCCGCCGCAATCAGGAAAGACAACATTCCTCAGGGATTTGGCTAGGATAGCTTCGGCAGGAAGCGAACGGAATAGAATCGACCCCAAAAAGGTGGGAATTATTGATGAACGTTCAGAAATTGCTGGATGCGTTCATGGAGTCCCGCAGATGGAATTTGGCATCAGGGTGGATGTGCTCGATTCCTGCCCGAAGGCTGAGGGCATGATGATGATGATCCGCTCCATGAGCCCGGATATTCTAGTTGCCGATGAGATTGGCAGAAAAGAGGATCAAGACGCTGTAATGGAAGCTGTCAATGCCGGGACGGCTCTCTTTATCACGGTACATGGACATAGCTTGGAGGATATTCTTTCAAGACCAAGCATGAAGGCAATCGTGACAGAAGCTCGGTTTGACCGTTTCATTGAACTTGAAAGGCTAGACAAGCCCGGCTGTGTGGCGATGATCAGAGATGGAGCTGGGAAGATTCTATATGGCAAGGAAAGAGTGAGAACATGA